A window of the Cyanobacteriota bacterium genome harbors these coding sequences:
- a CDS encoding YtxH domain-containing protein produces MSNNNNNNSSNFVLGLIFGLAAGFVAGILNATKPGRELRRDFEVNSSDFFETVKEKFEDIKIQAADTLGDFKDFTDEKLKASAQNIETQVESLGKQLEELTKKQSNNFSERN; encoded by the coding sequence ATGAGCAATAATAACAATAATAATTCTAGCAATTTTGTATTGGGACTAATATTTGGTCTTGCAGCGGGTTTTGTCGCAGGCATACTAAATGCCACTAAACCGGGTAGAGAATTAAGACGTGACTTTGAAGTCAATTCTTCTGACTTCTTTGAAACTGTCAAAGAAAAGTTTGAGGATATTAAAATTCAAGCAGCTGATACTCTTGGTGACTTCAAAGATTTTACTGACGAAAAGCTCAAAGCCTCAGCGCAAAACATCGAAACCCAAGTAGAATCGCTTGGCAAACAACTTGAAGAACTCACTAAAAAACAATCTAACAACTTTAGTGAAAGAAATTAA
- a CDS encoding FMN-binding glutamate synthase family protein, whose amino-acid sequence MTNFIHFFDQHAGTIMIFGPIIILLAVAIRDITQTQHTIKRNYPVIGILRYLLELIGPELRQYLFHDERSDRPIPRYIRTWVYANSKRQLATVAFGSKKDMDKPGTMLMRHSHFPINSSEGECDIDHKVTIGSKRRFPYNAPLFNISAMSYGALGKNAVQALNNGAKLAGCYHNTGEGGVARYHLDSGADICVQVGTAKFGMRHANGDFDESKFLELARLDQVKMFEIKLSQGAKPGKGGVLPKEKITDEIAAARGIEKGKDVISPPRHKEWEDEEGMLRWIDDLQNKSGKPIGIKFCLGRKEFVHALIAAIHKTKMMPDFITVDGAEGATGAAPQAHTDYLGYPLKDALMFIDNALREAGLREEIKVIASGKVITGADLAIMIALGADLCQGARGFMLSIGCIHALKCNTNHCPAGIATHEPWLERGLVIKEKIPRVANYHHAVIHEFNSMMHACGKLHPSEFKRSDIMKVIDHHKIVTMDELIPQPPFKACQGETS is encoded by the coding sequence ATGACTAACTTCATACATTTCTTTGATCAACACGCTGGAACCATAATGATTTTTGGCCCAATCATTATATTGCTTGCAGTGGCCATTCGCGACATCACCCAAACGCAACATACTATCAAAAGAAATTATCCTGTAATTGGTATTCTACGATACTTACTAGAACTCATTGGTCCTGAGCTTAGACAATATCTTTTTCATGATGAAAGATCCGATAGACCAATCCCACGTTATATAAGGACTTGGGTTTATGCCAACTCTAAACGACAACTTGCAACAGTTGCCTTTGGTTCCAAAAAAGATATGGACAAGCCAGGCACAATGCTCATGCGCCATAGTCACTTCCCTATCAACTCAAGTGAAGGAGAGTGTGACATTGACCACAAAGTCACTATCGGTAGCAAGCGCCGCTTCCCTTACAACGCTCCTTTATTTAATATCTCAGCAATGTCATATGGAGCGCTTGGCAAAAACGCTGTACAAGCACTCAATAACGGAGCCAAGCTAGCTGGTTGCTATCACAATACCGGTGAAGGTGGCGTTGCTAGATATCATTTAGACTCAGGCGCAGACATTTGCGTGCAAGTAGGTACCGCCAAGTTTGGTATGCGACACGCTAACGGTGACTTTGACGAAAGTAAATTTTTGGAACTAGCTCGTCTCGATCAAGTCAAAATGTTCGAGATCAAACTCTCTCAGGGAGCAAAACCTGGCAAGGGTGGCGTTCTGCCCAAAGAAAAAATCACTGATGAAATTGCCGCTGCACGTGGCATAGAGAAAGGCAAAGATGTCATCTCTCCGCCACGACACAAAGAATGGGAAGATGAAGAAGGCATGCTCAGGTGGATTGATGATCTGCAAAACAAAAGTGGTAAACCAATTGGCATCAAGTTTTGTCTTGGGCGCAAAGAATTTGTACATGCACTAATTGCTGCAATTCACAAAACTAAGATGATGCCCGATTTTATTACTGTAGATGGAGCAGAAGGTGCGACGGGTGCAGCACCACAGGCGCATACTGACTATCTTGGTTATCCACTTAAAGATGCTTTGATGTTCATAGACAATGCATTAAGAGAAGCTGGACTAAGAGAAGAAATCAAAGTTATTGCTTCTGGCAAAGTAATTACCGGAGCCGACCTTGCCATCATGATTGCACTGGGTGCCGATCTCTGTCAGGGAGCAAGAGGCTTCATGTTGAGTATCGGCTGTATCCATGCTCTCAAATGCAATACCAATCATTGCCCTGCTGGAATTGCAACTCACGAGCCCTGGCTTGAACGAGGACTGGTTATCAAAGAAAAAATTCCTCGCGTAGCAAATTATCACCACGCAGTAATTCATGAATTCAATAGCATGATGCATGCATGCGGAAAACTTCATCCCTCAGAGTTCAAGAGAAGTGACATCATGAAAGTAATAGATCATCATAAAATAGTTACTATGGATGAACTCATTCCTCAACCACCGTTCAAGGCTTGTCAAGGAGAAACCAGTTGA
- a CDS encoding PLP-dependent aspartate aminotransferase family protein translates to MKSRSNYSTRVELNEAQKKLEKNWGFETRSILVGQAPDPATGATIFPIYQTSTYTQAGIDDNKGYCYSRTGNPTRTAVADVLASLENGTFAAIYPSGIAAVHSVMQMFKPGDHVISSSDLYGGAHRLFNEIMTPLGLSFDFVDARDLSNIASAVKDSTRLVWLESPTNPLMRLCDIEAIVGLVKDLNKSRTEENKILIGFDNTFASPYLQRPLDWGVDIVIHSGTKYLGGHSDVLIGAIVVKDDKLATEIAYRQNATGNLAGPFDCWILMKGIKTLAIRMRQHHESCIEIAKWLEKHPKVKTIHCPVLESHPQHALYKKQMDYYNGMLSFEFDGDFETVKKLVSATQIFQLAESLGGVESLIGHPASMTHAAVPRERRLELGINDNLVRISVGIETVEDLRKDLEQAFNSVS, encoded by the coding sequence ATGAAAAGTAGATCTAATTACAGTACGAGAGTTGAGCTTAATGAAGCACAAAAAAAGCTAGAAAAGAATTGGGGTTTTGAAACTCGTTCAATTTTAGTTGGTCAAGCACCTGATCCAGCTACTGGTGCAACGATATTTCCTATTTACCAAACCTCTACTTATACTCAAGCTGGAATTGATGATAACAAGGGCTATTGTTATTCGCGTACTGGCAACCCCACTCGAACTGCAGTTGCTGATGTTTTGGCTTCTTTAGAGAACGGGACTTTTGCAGCGATTTATCCTTCGGGAATTGCAGCTGTTCATTCAGTGATGCAAATGTTTAAGCCAGGTGATCACGTGATCAGCTCTTCTGATTTATATGGTGGAGCGCATAGATTATTTAACGAGATTATGACTCCGCTTGGTTTGAGTTTTGATTTTGTAGACGCACGTGACTTGAGTAATATTGCGAGCGCGGTCAAAGATAGTACTAGATTGGTTTGGCTTGAATCACCAACTAATCCTTTGATGAGACTTTGTGATATTGAAGCGATTGTTGGTCTCGTAAAAGATTTGAATAAATCAAGAACTGAAGAAAACAAAATCCTTATTGGTTTTGACAATACCTTCGCCAGTCCATACCTGCAGCGTCCTCTAGACTGGGGTGTCGATATTGTAATCCACTCTGGAACCAAGTATCTTGGTGGACACTCTGATGTTTTGATTGGAGCGATTGTTGTTAAGGATGACAAGCTTGCTACAGAGATAGCTTATAGACAAAATGCTACAGGCAATCTAGCTGGTCCTTTTGACTGTTGGATTTTAATGAAAGGAATAAAAACACTAGCTATTAGAATGCGCCAGCATCATGAAAGCTGCATAGAGATTGCAAAGTGGCTTGAAAAACATCCTAAAGTCAAAACAATACATTGTCCTGTGCTTGAGTCACATCCGCAACATGCACTCTACAAAAAACAAATGGATTATTACAACGGCATGCTCTCGTTTGAGTTTGATGGTGATTTTGAAACTGTCAAAAAACTGGTAAGCGCTACACAAATATTCCAGCTTGCTGAATCACTTGGTGGAGTTGAAAGTCTAATTGGACATCCTGCAAGTATGACTCATGCCGCAGTGCCGCGTGAGCGCCGTCTTGAGCTTGGTATCAATGATAATTTAGTGAGAATTTCAGTTGGAATAGAGACAGTAGAAGATTTGAGAAAGGATTTGGAGCAGGCGTTTAACTCAGTGTCATAA
- a CDS encoding aminopeptidase P family protein, translating into MISQAEFKARRQKVLDYLKDLSGKKKQKAVFKSGQQKVFSNDVHYPFRVDSSFYYLTGFKEPNAVCVLDPNADNPFTLFVEPFDAKHEIWDGFREGLEGAKQNYHADQSFDINEFKEESSIDLTDFVASLRTVKSAAEIELMRKSAQIAIQGHRVAAEMITPGIYEYELEAALYQVFRQQGASSWAYPAIVASGVNSCTLHYTTNNKKIEKDDLILIDAGAEYEYYASDITRVHAASGAMNQQQKDIYDLVLAAQEKAIDTIKPGLSFGETHDIAAAVIAEGLVDLKYMKDKHDSEELKKFYMHGTGHSIGMDVHDIGVDKKTARYVAGMVTTVEPGIYIKNKKIGVRIEDDILVTNDGFDNLTLGLAK; encoded by the coding sequence ATGATTAGTCAAGCAGAATTCAAAGCCCGCCGTCAAAAAGTCCTTGATTATCTCAAAGATCTAAGCGGCAAGAAAAAACAAAAAGCTGTCTTTAAAAGTGGACAACAAAAAGTATTTTCTAACGATGTGCATTATCCGTTTCGAGTTGATAGTAGTTTTTATTATTTAACTGGTTTTAAAGAACCAAACGCTGTTTGTGTTTTAGACCCTAATGCTGATAATCCTTTTACTCTTTTTGTTGAACCTTTTGATGCTAAACATGAGATATGGGATGGATTTCGAGAGGGATTAGAGGGTGCCAAGCAAAATTATCATGCTGATCAAAGTTTTGATATTAATGAATTTAAAGAAGAGTCGTCAATAGATTTGACTGACTTTGTTGCTTCATTGCGCACGGTGAAGTCGGCTGCTGAAATTGAATTGATGAGAAAATCTGCTCAAATTGCTATTCAAGGACATCGTGTTGCTGCTGAGATGATCACTCCAGGTATCTATGAGTATGAACTGGAAGCTGCTCTATACCAGGTTTTTAGGCAACAAGGAGCTAGCAGTTGGGCTTATCCTGCGATTGTTGCTTCTGGAGTAAATTCTTGTACGCTTCATTACACTACTAATAATAAAAAAATCGAAAAAGATGATTTGATATTGATTGATGCTGGTGCAGAATACGAATACTACGCTAGTGATATAACCAGAGTACACGCAGCAAGTGGTGCAATGAACCAGCAGCAAAAAGATATTTATGATTTGGTGCTTGCTGCGCAAGAAAAAGCAATTGATACAATTAAGCCAGGACTGAGTTTTGGCGAGACGCATGATATTGCAGCAGCAGTGATTGCTGAAGGTCTAGTTGATTTGAAATATATGAAAGACAAGCATGACAGCGAAGAACTCAAAAAGTTTTATATGCATGGCACTGGTCATTCCATTGGTATGGATGTTCATGATATCGGTGTTGATAAGAAAACAGCTCGTTATGTAGCTGGTATGGTAACTACTGTTGAGCCTGGTATCTATATTAAAAACAAAAAAATTGGTGTGCGTATTGAGGATGATATTTTAGTTACTAATGATGGTTTTGACAATCTTACTCTCGGGTTGGCTAAGTAG
- a CDS encoding septal ring lytic transglycosylase RlpA family protein, whose amino-acid sequence MIQIGKALNSGAVLLSTGLLLLGLNLGQNPSAATNKTSVKSRIENRLSLMGLKHSNHIYQSQASWYGGYFHGRQTANQETFDKNILSAAHKSLPLNTYLLVTNLENNRKVIVRVNDRGPFIEGRDLDLSEAAAKLIGSYSKGVVPVQYEILESV is encoded by the coding sequence ATGATTCAAATCGGCAAAGCTCTCAATTCAGGCGCCGTGCTTTTAAGCACCGGACTCTTGCTTTTGGGCCTTAATCTTGGCCAAAATCCATCAGCTGCCACCAATAAAACTTCAGTTAAATCACGAATAGAGAACCGCTTAAGTCTAATGGGACTTAAGCACAGCAATCACATTTATCAATCACAAGCTAGTTGGTACGGCGGTTACTTCCATGGCAGACAAACAGCCAACCAGGAAACCTTCGACAAAAATATTCTTTCGGCTGCTCACAAATCACTTCCTCTCAATACTTACTTACTAGTAACCAATTTGGAAAACAATCGCAAAGTTATTGTACGTGTCAATGATAGAGGGCCTTTTATAGAAGGTCGCGACCTTGATCTTTCTGAAGCTGCTGCAAAGTTGATTGGTAGTTATTCCAAGGGTGTTGTGCCGGTGCAGTATGAAATTCTTGAGAGTGTGTGA